From the Alloalcanivorax dieselolei B5 genome, one window contains:
- a CDS encoding hybrid sensor histidine kinase/response regulator — protein MASKRTAFPAIALMAALITVPFVLLALLILQHRLAVHDNYQRMLGDLRAFEAGLAVAPVLEEVRDLAVGMVHLESAELNIRYRGARERTDQRITAFLDALVALPSPGLLDQGGILRREWRDSPVRTGMSVEDVAGPFDNVEHINERLYATLAAVLYMSDLSTGTRPQPSEALSLPLNGLRELTLHVGLIRSIAMYTSLRGGYLSGADALRLESARLKLEEQILLLDGQVQALAARAEDAALRQQWRPLRDSLMSYLQWVDQQLVATPRVTVPWREALEQGGERQRQVHEFAGLTVDLARRLVLQAHRNARYDTLWTMGGIALLYLVVLLLSGVFLHFTTRAIRGRAELRAKSRFLARMSHEIRTPLNGVLGLAELLRETNPSPRQREYIGLIENAGRTLTTLINDVLDYAKLEAGKLELEPGPFDPAAELSDCARMFSLPASDNGNLILVDVDPAMPSLVIGDAPRLRQVFTNLLSNAVKFTRQGWIRVSARCLEHGDDQVLLEFAVSDSGMGMSREEQKRLFRHFSQASAAVTRQFGGTGLGLSISQELVRLMGGEIHVRSALGKGSRFRFRIRLPISALPVPMAEIPMRPALMWDRSGNLAALLKGDPRFQSVRILDSLASLSALPVDRDTPLLINGVRDSAQLDSALQAIRRSGAGLQVVVLCGMRQSDDLSMRDDVTLVRRSVLSVSELQELLCDRDGAAAPLSSRASGEEGRGLRVLVAEDNPVNQMVTRGYLQRLGVPAPHLADDGAQALQAFTTAAGGFRLVLMDLDMPVMDGFTSARRMRELEREQGWPPTVILALSAHILPEYADRLRDAGMDGQLIKPLTLSALQSALQHYLGGVSSGLTDRP, from the coding sequence ACGATAACTACCAACGCATGCTCGGTGATCTTCGCGCTTTCGAGGCCGGTCTGGCGGTGGCGCCGGTATTGGAGGAAGTCCGGGATCTGGCGGTGGGCATGGTCCATCTGGAATCCGCCGAGTTGAACATTCGCTACCGCGGCGCCCGCGAGCGGACCGATCAGCGGATCACCGCGTTCTTGGATGCGCTGGTGGCGCTGCCGTCGCCGGGGCTGTTGGATCAGGGCGGCATATTGCGCCGGGAATGGCGCGACTCGCCGGTGCGCACCGGCATGTCGGTGGAAGATGTGGCCGGGCCTTTCGATAATGTCGAGCACATCAATGAGCGCCTGTACGCCACCCTGGCGGCGGTGCTGTATATGTCTGATCTGTCCACCGGCACCCGGCCGCAACCCAGCGAAGCGTTATCGCTGCCGCTCAACGGCTTGCGTGAATTGACACTGCACGTCGGTCTGATCCGCTCCATCGCCATGTACACCAGTTTGCGCGGCGGCTATCTGAGCGGCGCTGATGCGCTTCGCCTGGAATCCGCCCGCCTCAAACTGGAAGAACAGATTCTGTTGCTGGACGGGCAGGTACAGGCGCTGGCGGCCCGTGCCGAGGACGCCGCGTTACGGCAGCAGTGGCGGCCGCTACGCGATTCCTTGATGAGCTATTTACAGTGGGTGGATCAACAACTGGTGGCCACGCCCCGCGTCACCGTGCCTTGGCGTGAAGCTCTGGAGCAGGGCGGCGAGCGGCAGCGGCAGGTGCATGAATTCGCCGGGCTCACCGTGGATCTGGCCCGCCGGCTGGTATTGCAGGCTCACCGAAACGCCCGTTACGACACGCTCTGGACCATGGGCGGCATCGCCCTGCTGTATCTGGTGGTGCTGTTGTTGAGCGGGGTATTTCTGCATTTCACCACCAGGGCCATCCGCGGGCGGGCGGAGCTGCGCGCCAAAAGCCGGTTTCTGGCACGCATGAGTCACGAAATCCGCACGCCGCTCAACGGTGTGCTCGGATTGGCGGAACTGTTGCGGGAGACCAATCCGTCGCCACGCCAACGGGAGTACATTGGCCTGATCGAGAACGCCGGCCGCACCTTGACCACGCTGATCAACGACGTGCTCGACTACGCCAAACTGGAAGCCGGCAAGCTGGAGCTGGAACCGGGGCCGTTCGACCCGGCGGCGGAACTGAGCGATTGCGCGCGTATGTTCAGTCTACCGGCCAGTGACAACGGCAATCTGATTCTGGTGGACGTGGACCCGGCCATGCCCTCCCTGGTGATCGGGGATGCGCCCCGGTTGCGTCAGGTATTCACCAATCTGCTGTCCAACGCGGTCAAATTTACCCGCCAGGGCTGGATCCGCGTCTCCGCCCGCTGTCTCGAGCACGGTGATGACCAAGTGTTGCTGGAATTCGCCGTCAGCGACAGTGGCATGGGCATGAGCCGCGAGGAGCAGAAGCGGTTATTCCGGCACTTTTCCCAGGCCAGCGCTGCGGTGACGCGACAATTCGGCGGCACCGGCCTGGGGCTTTCCATCAGCCAGGAACTGGTACGGCTGATGGGCGGCGAGATTCATGTGCGCAGTGCTCTGGGCAAGGGCTCCCGGTTCCGCTTTCGCATCCGCCTGCCGATCTCGGCGCTGCCGGTGCCAATGGCGGAAATCCCCATGCGGCCGGCGCTGATGTGGGATCGCAGCGGGAATCTGGCGGCGCTGTTGAAAGGGGACCCGCGCTTCCAGTCGGTACGGATACTGGATTCGCTGGCGTCGTTGTCGGCATTGCCGGTGGATAGGGACACACCGCTGCTGATCAACGGGGTACGCGACAGCGCGCAACTGGACAGTGCTCTGCAGGCGATCCGGCGCAGCGGTGCCGGTCTCCAGGTGGTGGTGTTGTGCGGCATGCGGCAAAGCGATGATCTCAGCATGCGGGACGACGTAACCCTGGTGCGCCGCTCGGTGCTCAGTGTCAGTGAGCTGCAGGAGCTGCTGTGTGATCGGGATGGTGCGGCGGCACCCTTGTCATCCCGTGCGTCCGGAGAGGAAGGGCGGGGGCTGCGGGTGCTGGTGGCGGAGGACAATCCGGTCAATCAGATGGTGACGCGGGGCTATCTGCAGCGGCTGGGCGTGCCGGCGCCGCATCTGGCCGATGACGGTGCCCAGGCGTTGCAGGCCTTCACCACCGCCGCCGGCGGCTTCCGGCTGGTATTGATGGACCTGGACATGCCGGTGATGGACGGCTTCACCAGTGCCCGCCGGATGCGGGAGCTGGAACGGGAACAAGGCTGGCCGCCAACGGTGATCCTGGCGCTGAGCGCCCATATTCTGCCGGAATACGCGGACCGGCTGCGGGACGCCGGCATGGACGGCCAGCTGATCAAACCGCTGACGTTGAGCGCGCTACAATCGGCATTACAACACTACCTGGGTGGTGTGTCTTCCGGCCTGACAGACCGGCCTTGA